A genomic segment from Salvia splendens isolate huo1 chromosome 13, SspV2, whole genome shotgun sequence encodes:
- the LOC121760325 gene encoding LOW QUALITY PROTEIN: serine/threonine-protein kinase TAO1-B-like (The sequence of the model RefSeq protein was modified relative to this genomic sequence to represent the inferred CDS: deleted 2 bases in 1 codon): protein MTSSTAEKLCRRFSLAEINLATKDFSREHVIGKGGFGEVYRGFIDNGSSVVAIKRCVGSNSSQGQTEFATETEIETLSKFRHHNLVSLIGYCDEDGEMILVYEYMLNGTLADRLHKNSEGGSTLSWNERLKICIGAGRGLDYLHSGCSIIHRDVKPTNILLDQNFIAKVSDFGLAKHLGNDFLQSHVFTFVKGSFGYFDPSYFISGYLTRASDTYSFGVVLLEVLTGRPAVDKRLVENELCMSMWAQEMIRNGKAGQIVASNLKGDITQDCLKTFVEVVKRCLHPEPKKRLTMTRVVAKLELALEQQEMKGTTTQKLQFWPHWNRGPKTTISARSAQKDENEVAMDTGSTVDVDKLSKAISGLSVHHTINMLPIYVPSFPLAEVRYIREDFQVPEIKHMIDDVIPGSLSFSEDTEVNVVHRVLKYRNEEYFQRRECKKEREFFAQVSKVWHRPDDFIPRSMSSSSEREVNLFHRVLKSGQEASIKWLDDMPEPDFIEQVSKVSSLKHENVAQPIGYCLNGGRQLLAYGFSTRRSLHDILRVGEGDMDGLSWNQRINIAVGIARGLCYIHEKHLVHHDLRSSNVFLFDDETAKITWAEDLTGVKSCYDAPEWPQCTQKSNVFSFGVILLELLTVDHKMHPMSHLRTWLDSGKVHEIVDARLKGDCPQKEVEMTARVAVMCLLFKQDCRPDMRIVVQDLMKCLHETKSQHSQS, encoded by the exons ATGACATCCTCAACGGCTGAGAAACTCTGCCGTCGATTCTCACTTGCCGAAATCAACTTAGCAACCAAAGATTTCAGTCGTGAGCATGTGATCGGAAAGGGTGGTTTTGGTGAAGTTTACAGGGGCTTCATTGATAATGGGTCATCTGTTGTGGCCATAAAGAGGTGTGTAGGATCAAATTCGAGTCAAGGGCAGACAGAGTTTGCGACGGAG ACGGAGATTGAAACACTAAGTAAATTCCGACACCATAATCTAGTATCTCTTATTGGGTACTGCGATGAGGATGGAGAGATGATTCTTGTGTATGAATACATGTTGAATGGAACGCTGGCAGATCGCCTCCACAAGAATAGCGAGGGCGGCTCAACTCTCTCATGGAATGAACGACTTAAAATATGTATTGGAGCTGGGCGAGGTTTGGACTATCTTCACTCTGGTTGCTCCATCATACACCGTGATGTCAAGCCTACTAACATCCTTTTAGATCAAAATTTCATTGCTAAGGTTTCGGATTTTGGGTTAGCCAAACATTTAGGGAATGATTTCTTACAGAGCCATGTCTTCACATTTGTTAAGGGCTCATTTGGGTATTTCGATCCAAGTTATTTTATCTCCGGCTACCTTACAAGGGCAAGTGACACATATTCTTTTGGAGTAGTGTTATTGGAGGTGTTGACTGGGAGACCAGCGGTTGACAAGAGGCTTGTGGAAAATGAGCTTTGTATGAGCATGTGGGCTCAAGAAATGATTCGGAATGGAAAAGCTGGCCAGATTGTAGCTTCAAATTTGAAGGGAGATATCACACAAGATTGCCTCAAGACATTTGTTGAGGTTGTGAAAAGATGCCTGCATCCCGAACCTAAGAAACGACTCACAATGACTCGAGTTGTGGCAAAGCTTGAGCTAGCCCTTGAACAACAGGAGATGAAAGGGACGACGACACAAAAATTACAATTCTGGCCTCATTGGAACAGAGGTCCAAAAACTACAATTTCGGCAA GATCTGCACAAAAGGATGAGAATGAAGTGGCTATGGACACAGGATCAACAGTTGACGTTGATAAGCTGTCAAAGGCTATCTCTGGCTTATCAGTGCATCATACTATCAATATGCTGCCAATTTATGTCCCTTCCTTTCCACTAGCTGAAGTAAGGTACATTAGGGAGGATTTTCAAGTACCTGAAATAAAGCACATGATTGATGATGTTATTCCCGGGAGTTTGAGTTTTAGTGAAGACACAGAAGTAAATGTAGTCCATAGAGTACTCAAATATAGAAACGAAGAATATTTTCAAAGGCGCGAGTGCAAGAAAGAGCGTGAATTTTTCGCACAGGTTTCAAAGGTTTGGCACAGGCCTGATGATTTTATTCCCAGGAGTATGAGTTCTAGTTCAGAGAGAGAAGTAAATCTATTCCATAGAGTACTCAAAAGTGGACAAGAAGCATCAATTAAATGGCTAGACGACATGCCAGAGCCTGACTTTATAGAACAG GTTTCAAAAGTATCTAGTCTGAAACATGAAAACGTGGCTCAACCAATTGGTTATTGTTTGAATGGTGGCCGGCAGTTGTTGGCGTATGGGTTTTCCACACGAAGGTCCCTACATGATATTCTTCGCG TAGGAGAAGGAGATATGGATGGCTTATCTTGGAACCAAAGAATCAATATTGCTGTTGGGATTGCAAGGGGATTATGCTACATTCATGAAAAACATTTGGTTCATCATGACTTAAGATCCAGCaatgtttttctttttgatgATGAAACTGCAAAGATAACTTGGGCTGAGGATTTAACTGGTGTCAAGAGTTGTTATGATGCTCCAGA ATGGCCTCAGTGCACTCAAAAAAGTAATGTTTTTAGCTTTGGTGTGATTCTCCTTGAGCTCTTGACAGTTGATCACAAAATGCATCCAATGAGCCACCTTCGGACATGG CTGGATTCAGGCAAGGTACACGAGATTGTGGAT